The proteins below come from a single Candidatus Omnitrophota bacterium genomic window:
- a CDS encoding ABC transporter ATP-binding protein yields the protein MKSYLRLIGYVRSHLWVLAYATVFMILSSLIQPLSLGGFIPFIDKVMMGKDIVLTGKNIPNFISEAVLWVNNMPRMRLFEILIVFYIVSFTLRAVFLYCQQYLMREVSQRVTRDIRNLLYDKLLRLSMNFYSNSRTGTLVSRITHDTTIIQDAASEGLTDLIWQSLQFVFSLIMVIYIAIFFRINMMFIFFAFVVIPVIIVPLIYIGKRVRQISRKHQESMAGMSNILYEAISGIRVIKGFSMEEYEREKFRQENERLKRMVMKSNKRILAVSPLSELVTMVSAMGILWLGGQQVITGSMSIGTLTAFALAVLSLSKPINRLSRVHNINQQALAAAHRVYEILDEKIAVEDKKDARALGDIKGEIVFSDIWFRYSDKQADALKGISFKARVGEVIAFVGPSGSGKTTLVNLLPRFYDPNRGRVSINGIDIRDIKLRSLIDNIGLVTQDTILFNDTVLANIAYGKKDADINAAIEAAKTANAHDFIMKMPDKYNTVIGEKGFKLSGGEKQRLAIARAVFKNPPILIFDEATSQLDSESEKLVQEAIDRLMRGRTVFVVAHRLSTIKHADKIIVMQAGRIEDAGKHEELIARKGLYSKLYNMQFAGF from the coding sequence ATGAAGAGTTATTTAAGGCTTATAGGATATGTAAGGTCGCATTTATGGGTATTAGCCTATGCTACCGTATTCATGATATTGTCGTCATTGATTCAGCCCCTGTCATTAGGAGGGTTTATACCGTTCATTGATAAGGTGATGATGGGCAAGGATATAGTGCTTACCGGTAAGAATATACCAAATTTTATATCAGAGGCGGTATTATGGGTGAACAATATGCCGAGAATGAGGCTTTTTGAAATTCTTATTGTTTTTTATATAGTCTCTTTTACCCTAAGGGCCGTGTTTCTTTATTGCCAGCAATATCTTATGCGGGAGGTAAGCCAGAGGGTTACCCGCGATATAAGAAATCTCTTGTATGATAAGCTCTTAAGGCTTTCAATGAATTTTTACAGCAATTCGCGCACGGGCACTCTTGTTTCACGCATTACCCATGACACGACGATTATCCAGGATGCCGCCTCGGAAGGATTAACCGACCTTATCTGGCAGTCACTGCAGTTTGTCTTCTCTCTTATCATGGTAATCTATATAGCGATTTTTTTCCGGATCAATATGATGTTTATATTTTTTGCTTTTGTTGTAATACCCGTTATAATCGTTCCCTTGATATATATCGGCAAGCGCGTCAGGCAGATAAGCAGAAAACACCAGGAATCCATGGCGGGTATGAGTAATATATTATATGAGGCCATATCCGGGATAAGAGTGATAAAAGGTTTTTCTATGGAAGAATATGAAAGGGAAAAATTCAGGCAAGAGAATGAGCGCCTGAAGAGAATGGTAATGAAATCCAATAAGAGGATACTGGCAGTAAGCCCATTGTCAGAATTAGTGACAATGGTATCGGCTATGGGCATACTGTGGCTCGGAGGACAGCAGGTAATCACAGGCAGTATGAGCATAGGGACATTGACAGCCTTTGCTTTGGCGGTCCTGTCACTATCAAAGCCTATTAATAGGTTGAGCAGGGTCCATAATATTAACCAGCAGGCCCTGGCCGCGGCCCATAGGGTGTATGAAATCCTTGATGAAAAGATCGCCGTGGAAGATAAAAAAGATGCTCGTGCGCTCGGTGACATCAAAGGCGAGATTGTTTTTTCCGATATCTGGTTTAGATACTCTGATAAGCAGGCTGATGCCTTAAAAGGCATTTCATTTAAAGCCAGAGTTGGCGAAGTGATAGCTTTTGTGGGGCCAAGCGGGTCTGGCAAGACTACCCTTGTTAATCTTCTGCCGCGTTTTTATGATCCTAACCGGGGCAGGGTATCTATAAACGGGATTGATATAAGGGACATAAAATTGCGGTCTCTCATAGATAATATAGGCCTGGTGACCCAGGATACAATACTTTTTAACGACACGGTCCTGGCAAATATAGCTTACGGCAAAAAGGATGCCGACATTAACGCGGCAATAGAGGCGGCGAAGACCGCCAATGCCCATGATTTTATAATGAAGATGCCTGATAAATACAATACGGTAATTGGCGAAAAAGGATTTAAGCTTTCAGGCGGCGAAAAACAACGGCTGGCAATAGCAAGAGCGGTTTTTAAAAATCCGCCTATACTTATATTTGACGAAGCCACATCACAGCTTGATTCCGAATCAGAAAAATTGGTGCAGGAGGCCATAGATAGGTTAATGCGCGGCCGAACGGTTTTTGTCGTTGCCCACAGGCTCTCTACAATAAAGCACGCGGATAAGATTATTGTTATGCAGGCCGGCAGGATAGAGGACGCGGGAAAGCACGAAGAACTTATCGCCAGAAAAGGCCTTTATAGTAAACTTTATAACATGCAGTTTGCCGGTTTTTAA
- the thyX gene encoding FAD-dependent thymidylate synthase, which yields MKGVKAAVKLLAVTPDALSVIYSAARQCYSKKYAADIYNDKSISSPQKRDFIKRIVSSGHESPLEHVTLTFSIKGVSRALSHQLVRHRLASYSQQSQRYVPGRDFNFIMPASIEKTAVAKKIFIRSMKNAQRDYGKIIKLLQGRVEKGKASEDARFVLPQAAETMIVFSMNCRQLLHFFSQRCCARAQWEIRALANAMLAICRKNIPEIFAKAGAVCERLGYCPEGKNYTCGRYPVSLK from the coding sequence ATGAAAGGAGTCAAAGCGGCAGTTAAGCTGTTGGCAGTTACCCCCGACGCGCTGTCGGTTATTTATTCCGCGGCCAGACAGTGTTATTCAAAAAAATACGCGGCGGACATATATAATGATAAGAGTATTTCAAGCCCGCAAAAGAGAGATTTTATCAAAAGAATAGTGTCTTCGGGCCACGAAAGCCCGCTTGAACACGTTACATTAACTTTTTCAATAAAAGGCGTGTCGCGGGCATTATCACATCAGCTTGTCCGGCACAGGCTGGCTTCGTATTCACAGCAGAGCCAAAGGTATGTGCCTGGCCGGGACTTTAATTTTATTATGCCGGCTTCCATTGAAAAAACCGCCGTGGCCAAGAAAATATTTATAAGGTCAATGAAAAATGCCCAAAGAGATTATGGCAAAATAATCAAATTATTACAAGGCCGCGTTGAAAAAGGAAAAGCCTCGGAAGATGCCAGGTTTGTTCTTCCTCAAGCGGCAGAAACCATGATAGTCTTTTCCATGAACTGCAGGCAGCTTTTGCATTTTTTCAGTCAGCGTTGCTGCGCAAGGGCCCAATGGGAGATAAGGGCTTTGGCAAACGCCATGCTTGCAATATGCAGGAAAAACATCCCCGAGATATTCGCAAAGGCGGGCGCAGTATGTGAAAGACTGGGTTATTGCCCGGAAGGTAAAAATTATACTTGCGGCAGATACCCGGTGAGTTTAAAATAA
- the rpsB gene encoding 30S ribosomal protein S2, whose product MVTDLMKQLLEAGVHFGHQTKRWNPKMAPFIFGQRNGIYIINLERTAERLEDACKFINEAVARGENVLFVGTKKQAKEAVLSEAQRCGMFSVTERWLGGLMTNFTTVRSSVKRMKEIEAMKEGLGMDALTKKERSALEKEWAKLNKNLSGVADMKKLPGVVIVIDPKKEETAVREARRLGIPIVALIDTNSDPDSVDFPIPGNDDAIRAIQLVLTVLTDSVMEGRKKQANAKAKAEEKSEDDK is encoded by the coding sequence TTGGTTACGGATTTAATGAAACAGCTTTTAGAGGCAGGGGTCCATTTTGGGCATCAGACAAAAAGGTGGAATCCCAAGATGGCGCCGTTTATATTTGGACAGCGTAACGGTATCTATATTATTAACCTTGAAAGGACGGCTGAAAGGCTTGAAGACGCGTGTAAATTTATAAATGAAGCCGTAGCGCGCGGCGAAAATGTCCTGTTTGTCGGAACAAAGAAACAGGCCAAAGAGGCCGTTTTGTCCGAAGCGCAAAGATGTGGGATGTTTTCCGTAACGGAAAGATGGCTTGGCGGGCTGATGACCAATTTTACGACTGTTCGCAGCAGCGTAAAGCGGATGAAGGAAATAGAGGCCATGAAGGAAGGCCTCGGCATGGACGCGCTTACGAAGAAGGAGAGATCAGCCCTTGAAAAAGAGTGGGCCAAGCTTAATAAAAACCTTTCCGGCGTAGCTGATATGAAAAAACTGCCCGGTGTTGTTATTGTAATTGATCCTAAAAAAGAGGAGACGGCCGTTAGGGAGGCCCGGAGGCTGGGTATACCTATTGTAGCTTTGATAGATACAAATTCTGATCCAGACAGCGTGGATTTTCCCATACCGGGTAATGACGATGCTATCAGGGCGATACAATTGGTCCTTACAGTGCTGACCGATAGCGTTATGGAAGGCAGGAAGAAACAGGCTAATGCTAAAGCTAAAGCTGAAGAAAAGAGCGAAGACGATAAATAG
- the tsf gene encoding translation elongation factor Ts, giving the protein MLDKVKQLREKTSAGMMECKKALSEAGGDMEKAIEILRKKGISLASKRSSRAAKEGLIVSYIHTNNKIGVLLEVNCETDFVARNSDFKNFVKELSMQIAATAPSYISRDDVPGDILEKEKDIIQEQNKTKPAAALQKIIEGKLNSYYQEVCLLEQPYIKDQKIFIKDLLTGLIAKTGENIVVKRFTRYQLGQVA; this is encoded by the coding sequence ATGCTGGATAAAGTAAAACAACTTAGAGAAAAAACAAGCGCTGGAATGATGGAATGCAAGAAGGCCTTGTCTGAAGCCGGCGGAGATATGGAAAAGGCGATAGAGATACTGCGCAAAAAAGGCATCAGCCTTGCAAGCAAAAGGTCGTCACGAGCGGCAAAAGAAGGCCTGATAGTTTCTTATATACATACAAACAATAAAATAGGTGTTCTGCTTGAGGTTAATTGTGAAACGGATTTTGTCGCGCGGAACAGCGATTTTAAAAATTTCGTAAAAGAACTTTCCATGCAGATAGCCGCCACCGCGCCAAGTTATATATCAAGGGACGATGTGCCCGGTGATATCCTGGAAAAAGAGAAGGACATAATACAGGAACAGAACAAAACCAAACCGGCTGCCGCTTTGCAAAAAATAATAGAAGGCAAACTGAACAGCTATTATCAGGAAGTATGTTTACTTGAACAGCCGTATATAAAAGACCAGAAAATTTTTATTAAAGACCTGCTTACCGGATTAATAGCTAAAACCGGCGAAAACATTGTTGTCAAAAGGTTTACCCGGTATCAACTGGGCCAGGTCGCATGA
- the pyrH gene encoding UMP kinase produces MKKDAKLTYKRIVLKLSGESLQGKSGYGIDIPTTRSIASQIKQVHDMGIETAIVIGGGNILRGAQASKSGMDKSTADYMGMLATAINGMALQDALEKQGVFTRLQTAIEIRQIAELYIRRRAIRHLEKKRVVIFVCGIGNPYFTTDTTAALRATEIGADIIFKATKVDGIYSADPLKDKSAKRYARLDYIDLLNKQLKVMDATAVSLCMDNKIPIVVFDLFKEGNLKRAVKGEEIGTVVRGAE; encoded by the coding sequence ATGAAAAAGGATGCCAAGCTTACTTATAAAAGAATAGTTCTTAAGCTTAGCGGTGAGTCATTACAGGGCAAGAGCGGTTATGGTATTGATATTCCGACGACCCGCTCAATAGCATCGCAGATAAAGCAAGTCCACGATATGGGCATTGAAACCGCCATTGTTATCGGAGGAGGCAATATATTGCGGGGCGCGCAGGCGTCCAAAAGCGGCATGGATAAATCAACAGCTGATTATATGGGCATGCTTGCCACGGCTATAAACGGCATGGCATTACAGGACGCGCTTGAAAAGCAGGGCGTATTTACGCGGCTGCAGACAGCCATTGAGATACGCCAAATAGCCGAATTGTATATAAGAAGGCGGGCCATCAGGCATTTGGAAAAGAAAAGGGTTGTTATCTTTGTCTGCGGCATCGGGAACCCTTATTTTACCACGGATACAACAGCAGCGTTAAGGGCAACAGAGATAGGGGCTGATATTATATTTAAGGCGACAAAAGTAGACGGTATATATTCTGCCGATCCGCTGAAAGACAAATCAGCTAAAAGATACGCGCGTTTGGATTATATAGACCTTTTGAACAAACAACTCAAGGTTATGGATGCCACCGCTGTTAGCTTATGCATGGACAATAAAATACCTATAGTTGTTTTTGATTTATTTAAGGAAGGCAATCTCAAGAGAGCCGTAAAAGGGGAAGAGATAGGAACTGTTGTCAGGGGGGCAGAATAG
- the frr gene encoding ribosome recycling factor has protein sequence MNTVKEVVKSAEDKMKKAVEAAKREFASVRTGRASVSLVEGIHVDYYGTQTPLKQLANISAPDVKLIIIQPWDPASLPEIAKAIQQSNIGSMPVNDGKVIRVSIPPLSEERREELIKITKKMAEDSRVSIRTIRRDANESAKKLEKDKLASEDEAFKAQEDVQRLTDKYIKEIENILQQKDKELLEV, from the coding sequence ATGAATACCGTAAAAGAGGTCGTGAAAAGCGCTGAAGATAAGATGAAGAAAGCGGTTGAAGCGGCAAAGAGGGAGTTTGCCTCTGTCAGGACCGGCAGGGCATCCGTTTCTCTTGTAGAAGGCATACACGTGGATTATTACGGCACGCAGACGCCGCTGAAACAGCTTGCCAATATATCAGCACCTGATGTAAAGCTTATAATAATTCAGCCATGGGATCCGGCAAGCCTGCCTGAAATAGCTAAAGCCATTCAGCAGAGTAATATTGGTTCTATGCCTGTCAATGATGGTAAAGTCATACGTGTCAGTATACCGCCTCTTTCAGAAGAAAGACGTGAAGAGCTGATAAAGATCACAAAAAAAATGGCTGAAGACAGCAGAGTGTCTATACGCACGATAAGACGCGATGCTAATGAGTCTGCCAAAAAGCTTGAAAAAGATAAGCTTGCTTCAGAAGACGAGGCCTTTAAGGCGCAGGAAGATGTGCAAAGGCTTACGGATAAATATATAAAGGAAATAGAAAATATCCTTCAACAAAAGGATAAGGAATTATTAGAGGTTTGA